Below is a window of Paenibacillus bovis DNA.
ACCTGGGGAACGCTTAGCGATACGTTGAAGATTGAGAATCGCTCGTATGAGGATATCTATTCCAGACTGGAAGCTTACGGACATACCGTCGAGCCTGTAAGCGACTACGATGCACTCATGGGCGAAGCACAGGGGATTCATATCAGCGAGCAGGGCGTATTCAGCGGGGCTGCCGATCCACGCAGTGATGGCATGGCGATCGGGATATAATCGGAGGCTATGGACGGGCTTGGTTCCGGTACAGCTTCAACAGTAGATAAACACTCTAGACAGAGCAGATAACCATACTGCCGCAGACTCTATTCGTAAATAACGTCGCAGCAGCTACACATCAGAGGGGGAAGCAGAATGGGAAGCATACTGATCAGGCAGGCACAGATTGTAACCATGAATGACAAAGAAGAAGTGTTCATCGGGGATTTGCTGATTGAGAACAATATGATTGTCAAAATAGGCACCCATCTCGACGATCATGCCGATTGTGAGATAGATGCACGCGGCAAAACATTGCTGCCCGGCTTTATCCAGACCCATATTCATTTGTGTCAGACCATTTTCCGCGGACGTGCCGATGATATGGAACTGATGGACTGGCTGCGTAAACGGATCTGGCCGCTGGAAGCTGCCCATGACGAAGAATCCATTTTCTACTCGGCGCTTCTCGGTATAGGCGAACTTATTTCCAGCGGGACAACGACAATCTGCGATATGGAGACAGTGAATCATACGGATTCGGCTTTTCAAGCGATGGCACAAAGTGGTCTGCGTGTCATTTCCGGCAAGGTCATGATGGATCATGGCGATGATGTACCCGTTCCATTGCAGGAGAAAACAGAGGAATCTCTGCAGAAAAGTGTAGATTTGCTGGAAAAATGGAATGGATTTGGCGGCGGACGTATCCAGTATGCCTTCTGTCCGCGTTTTGTTGTCTCGTGTACCGAGAAGCTGCTGACCGAAGTGCGTGACCTGTCTGCCCAGTATCATGTACGAGTGCATACCCATGCTTCGGAGAACCGCGGAGAGATTGCACTGGTCGAGCAGGAACGGGGCATGCGTAATATTGTCTATCTGGATCATATCGGTCTGGCGAATCCGCGCTTGATCCTGGCACATTGTGTCTGGCTGAGCGAAGAGGAAAAGCAGATCCTGCACAAGCGCGGAGTCAAGGTGACTCATTGTCCGGGTTCCAATATGAAGCTGTCTTCCGGGATTGCGGAAATTCCCGACCTGATGAATCGGCATATTCATGTCGGTATAGGGGCAGATGGTGCTCCCTGCAATAATAATCTGGATATGTTCCAGGAAATGCGGATGACTGCACTGATACAAAAAGTACCGCATGGGCCGACAGTAATGGACGCGCGCACCGTTTTGCGCATGGCAACGATGGGGGGCGCGGAAGTGCTGGGATTGTCCAGGGAAATCGGCAGTCTGGAAGTAGGCAAAAAAGCCGATCTTGTACTGCTGGACCTCGAAGATTATCATACATTCCCGTCGCACGATGTCGATGTCTATTCACGAGTCGTGTACTCTTCTACACGCAGCAATGTGGATACGGTAATTATTGATGGACAGATTGTGTTCGAGAACCGCCAGGTCAAAACAATCGACCGCAGTATTGTGCTGCGTGAATCCGATCGTTCCATCAAACGTCTGCTTAGTCGTATCGGCTGATTTGCAGGTATGGTAACAGATTCTAGATTTTGCTGGGAAAAGGAGAGTTGGAGACGATGGATATGAAGGACCTGTGTACAATTGCCCGTCGTGAACGTCAACAACATATTCGAACCGTTCTTGCTACCGTGGTGCATGTGGAAGGTCATGCTTATCGCAAGGAAGGGGTCTCCATGATCCTGACAGAAGATGGACGTCATTATGGTACGATCAGCCCCGGTTGTCTGGAAGAGGATCTATGCGGACGGGTAGAATCGGCGTGGAACAGCAGTACGGTTCAGATAGTAGATTATGATATGCGACCAGCGGATGATCTGTCCTGGGGAGAAAATATCGGCTGCGGCGGCCGGCTACAGATTTTGCTGGAACCGGTACGTGGAGAGCTGGAAAAAATTCTGGATCTACTGGATGAGCGGCTTGAACAGGGAGAAGCTGTCAGGCTGACACGCTTTTTTTGTGCCAATGGACCACGGGTAGAATATATGCTGTCTGTGCTGGGTGGTACAGGTACAGACAGTCAGCCGACTTTTTCACTTGAGGAAAAGACGACTACAACTGCGGTAGCTCAGCCGCTGATCCTCGCTCATGATCACACGACCGAATATGCAAATGCTGATACTAATATCCAGTCGTATACTTTTATCCGTACCTATCGTGCCAAACCGCGTCTGATTCTTATCGGTGCAGGCGACGATAGTCAGCTGGTCAGTTCGCTTGCCCAGGCAGCCGGATTTCGCGTAATTGTGGGGGATTGGCGCGAATCACTCTGCACAGCAGATCGTTTTCCGGGTGCGACCTGTATAACCGGATTTCCGGCAGAACTGTATGATGCGATATCTCCACAGATCGGCGATTATATACTATTGATGAGTCATAATTTTCCCAGGGAACGAGAATGGATCGAGTATATACAGCATTGTCCCTATACCTATCTGGGCATTATGGGCTCTTCCGAACGAACCCGCCGATTGTTCGAGGGGCTGCCTTCCTATCCCCATGTGCATTCACCAGTAGGGTTATCGATTGGAGCGGATGGACCGGACGAGATTGCGATCAGTATCGCTGCAGAATTGATCGCTGTCAAAAGAGATCGCAAGCTATCGACAAAGGAGGAATCGGCTCATGTCTATCGCCGCACTGGTATTGGCAGCCGGTAAAAGTAGCCGGATGGGGAAAGACAAGCTCTCACTGCCGCTTCCAACTATATCCGGAACGTATACAGTTCCAGCTGCAGGCCAACCAGCAACTCCAGATAGGACAGGAATAGAGCAGCATCTATACACCTGTGCTGTTGTTGACCCCAATACGCAGATCAGCCATGAAAAAAGCATACCCGTCGTATCTAAACCGGTAACAAGTGTGGGCGGCCATGTACTGAAGGCCATACTTGCTGAGAAAAGGTTATCTCCGGTTGTGATTGTTCATGCTCCCTATTCTTCGCCAGTCTGGCGGCAGGAAGTGCTGGCATGGTGTGAAAGAAAAAACTGGCAGGAAACAGAATGTGCCGATGCGGATCGTGGAATGTCCTATTCTATTCGCTGCGGAATGGAAAGGATCAAGTCTTCTGCAGCCGAAGCTGTCATGATTTTGCTGGCGGATCAGCCGCTGGTAGATTCGCTTCTGCTGGGAGATATAATAGACAACTGGCAGCAGAGCGATTCGGCACTGGATTATATAGCCGCTTCGGATGGACGCAATGCCCAGCCGCCGGTTATTATGGCACGGCACATATGGGACAGACTGGATCAATTAACCGGTGATCAGGGAGCAAGGCAGCTGTTTCGACAGCCTGATCTACGGGGACGGATTATACCGTATGCCGAACATTATTTCTGGGATGCGGATACGCCGGATGCTTTGCAGCGTATACGTGATCATATTAGATGCACCTTGGATACAGGATAAGCCAGGGTGTTTTTTGTTTTATGCCAGAAGTCTTCAGTCAGGTTTATCGGGGATATGGTATACAACAGATACAACGCAAGTTATAGGCCATATAGAGACAAGCCAGCCAATTATATTACATATTATAAACTCTAAAGATAGATTGTTATTATATATGTTAATTTATATTACATAATAGAAGGCAGAAAGACTAGGTTATAGGTTTTAAATACTAAAAAAGAGTATTTCGTTTAATATATACACAAAATTAAGTTAGATTAGTTGACGTTAATAAGCGGATTCAGTACTATAATTGAAATTATACTGTTAATGCGGAGGTGACCTCATGAATATGCATCAAAAAGAATCTTCCTTTTCTACTCCGTTGGCTCCTACGGTATGGGAGCCGTCCAGTGCCGAAGAAGCTGTTCTTCTGAAGTATCAATATGGAGCCGATGCAGCTTATATAGCAGGCAGTACATTGCTGCGCACTCAATGGGAAGGCGGTCTGCTGAATATTCCGGGGCATATGATCCGTTTGGATACGATACCGGGATTAAAAGGCATCACAGACAGTGAGCAGCATATTCATATTGGAGCATTAACTTCACTGCACGAATGCGGAACAAATCGATTGATACGCAGTTATGCTGGCATCTGTTATACAGCGTGTCGTCATATCGCGGCTCCAGCTGTCCGTAATCAAGGTACGATAGGTGGCAATATCTCATCAGCCGTAGGAGACATGATTCCGGCACTGCTCGTACATGATGCCCGGCTCGTCTGGATGGATCGGGAGCATCCTGCATTCGAATACGAGCAGGAGCTGGTAGATTGGCTGGAACAGGTTCGGTTGGGCAGACGCAGTCTGGGTGCGGTCCTGCTGGGTATTACGATTGACAAAAGTAAAGCAAACACCGGTTTTCTTGATCATAACGAGGAGGAATATAATCGTCCTCCTGCTTCTTTTTCTGGATCATCGTCATGGCGTGAAGTTGGTTTCTACCGCAAAGTGGGACGCCGGGAAGCCTTTACTCCTTCGCTCGTTACGGTAGCATTCCGTGCGCTGATGAATCGGGAAGGAGTACTGGCAGATGTGAAAATAGCAGCAGGCGGAGGTGCTGGTCTGGCTATGCGACTGAATGGATGTGAACATCTGCTGGAAGGCAAAGTCTACGACCCGCAGTATACAGCCACGCTAGCAGCACTGGTGACAGAAGAATGGATAAGCTACAGCGATCCTTTTGCTTCGGAATCCTATCGTCGCCAAACAGCAGGCAATCTGCTTGCCGCTGGGTTATGGGAGACAATATATCAGGAATGGGAGAGGGGATGACTGTAGATGCTGCTGAATCGGCAAAATAGTGGAGAACGTTGGCGCAAGCGTCGGGACGGCAAAGAAAAGGTAACCGGCGAACTGCGTTATCTGACAGATATGACAGCTGAAGGCATGCTGTATGGACGTGTTCTACGCAGCAGTCATCCCCATGCTCGTATTCTGTCGCTGGATACGTCGGCCGCGGAGAATCATGAAGGCGTAGTAGCTGTAATTACGCACCGGGATGTGCCGGGACTGAATCGTTTTGGGATTGCTGTGCCGGATCAACCTGCCCTGTGTGAAGATACGGTTCGTTATATCGGCGATGCTATAGCAGCCGTAGCGGCTATCACTCCGGAAATTGCCGCTTACGCATTATCCCTGATCCGGGTGGAGTATGAGGTGATGGAGACGATTACCGATCCGATGCGGGCACTAGAGGATACTGCGCCTCGTTTGCATCCCCAGGGCAACGTACTGCACCGTACCCAGGTCAAGCATGGTGACGCAGCACGTGCGCTCCAGAATTGTGCCTATGTCGTCAAAGAAATCTACAGTACGCCACGTCAGATGCATGCCTATATGGAAACTGAAGGCGGACTGTTTATTCCCGAACCGGATGGACGTCTAACGGTATATGCACCTACCCAGCATGGTTACAAGGACCGGATGCAGATTGCCCGGATTCTGGATTGGGAAGAAGAGCGGATTCGCGTTATTTCCAGTCCTATCGGGGGTTCCTTTGGCGGCAAGGATGAACTGAATGTACAGCCTTATGGATCGCTGCTGGCGCTAAAAAGCGGTCGTCCGGTCAAAATGCACAACTCACGGATGGAATCGGTACGTGCAGGACTCAAGCGTCATCCGATGAAAATCGAGATGGAGACCGGTATGGATGAACACGGTCGGCTAAAAGCCCATCGGGTGCGCATCGTCGCAGATACCGGTGCCTATGCAACGCTGGGTGCGCCGGTGCTGAATTTTGCCACAGAGCATTGTATGGGGCCTTATCGATGGGAGCATATGGATGTAGAAGGGATATCGGTGTATACGAATAATGGCGTATCCGGAGAATTCCGCGGCTTTGGCGGCAATCAGGCGATCTTTGCCATGGAAGGCCAGATGGACAGGCTGGCAGAGCTTATCGGCATGGACCCATGGGAATTCCGGATGCTCAACCGCCGTTACCCGGACGACCCCGGACCATTGCAGCAGGAAATCTGGAGAACGAACGGATTGGAACAGGTTATGCAGGCGCTGGCTCAGTCCTCGCTCTGGCAGCGCAGGAGAGCAATGTCTGATCCATCTGCTT
It encodes the following:
- a CDS encoding nucleotidyltransferase family protein, whose product is MSIAALVLAAGKSSRMGKDKLSLPLPTISGTYTVPAAGQPATPDRTGIEQHLYTCAVVDPNTQISHEKSIPVVSKPVTSVGGHVLKAILAEKRLSPVVIVHAPYSSPVWRQEVLAWCERKNWQETECADADRGMSYSIRCGMERIKSSAAEAVMILLADQPLVDSLLLGDIIDNWQQSDSALDYIAASDGRNAQPPVIMARHIWDRLDQLTGDQGARQLFRQPDLRGRIIPYAEHYFWDADTPDALQRIRDHIRCTLDTG
- a CDS encoding XdhC family protein, whose protein sequence is MDMKDLCTIARRERQQHIRTVLATVVHVEGHAYRKEGVSMILTEDGRHYGTISPGCLEEDLCGRVESAWNSSTVQIVDYDMRPADDLSWGENIGCGGRLQILLEPVRGELEKILDLLDERLEQGEAVRLTRFFCANGPRVEYMLSVLGGTGTDSQPTFSLEEKTTTTAVAQPLILAHDHTTEYANADTNIQSYTFIRTYRAKPRLILIGAGDDSQLVSSLAQAAGFRVIVGDWRESLCTADRFPGATCITGFPAELYDAISPQIGDYILLMSHNFPREREWIEYIQHCPYTYLGIMGSSERTRRLFEGLPSYPHVHSPVGLSIGADGPDEIAISIAAELIAVKRDRKLSTKEESAHVYRRTGIGSR
- a CDS encoding 5'-deoxyadenosine deaminase, which encodes MGSILIRQAQIVTMNDKEEVFIGDLLIENNMIVKIGTHLDDHADCEIDARGKTLLPGFIQTHIHLCQTIFRGRADDMELMDWLRKRIWPLEAAHDEESIFYSALLGIGELISSGTTTICDMETVNHTDSAFQAMAQSGLRVISGKVMMDHGDDVPVPLQEKTEESLQKSVDLLEKWNGFGGGRIQYAFCPRFVVSCTEKLLTEVRDLSAQYHVRVHTHASENRGEIALVEQERGMRNIVYLDHIGLANPRLILAHCVWLSEEEKQILHKRGVKVTHCPGSNMKLSSGIAEIPDLMNRHIHVGIGADGAPCNNNLDMFQEMRMTALIQKVPHGPTVMDARTVLRMATMGGAEVLGLSREIGSLEVGKKADLVLLDLEDYHTFPSHDVDVYSRVVYSSTRSNVDTVIIDGQIVFENRQVKTIDRSIVLRESDRSIKRLLSRIG
- a CDS encoding FAD binding domain-containing protein is translated as MNMHQKESSFSTPLAPTVWEPSSAEEAVLLKYQYGADAAYIAGSTLLRTQWEGGLLNIPGHMIRLDTIPGLKGITDSEQHIHIGALTSLHECGTNRLIRSYAGICYTACRHIAAPAVRNQGTIGGNISSAVGDMIPALLVHDARLVWMDREHPAFEYEQELVDWLEQVRLGRRSLGAVLLGITIDKSKANTGFLDHNEEEYNRPPASFSGSSSWREVGFYRKVGRREAFTPSLVTVAFRALMNREGVLADVKIAAGGGAGLAMRLNGCEHLLEGKVYDPQYTATLAALVTEEWISYSDPFASESYRRQTAGNLLAAGLWETIYQEWERG
- the pucD gene encoding xanthine dehydrogenase subunit D, which gives rise to MLLNRQNSGERWRKRRDGKEKVTGELRYLTDMTAEGMLYGRVLRSSHPHARILSLDTSAAENHEGVVAVITHRDVPGLNRFGIAVPDQPALCEDTVRYIGDAIAAVAAITPEIAAYALSLIRVEYEVMETITDPMRALEDTAPRLHPQGNVLHRTQVKHGDAARALQNCAYVVKEIYSTPRQMHAYMETEGGLFIPEPDGRLTVYAPTQHGYKDRMQIARILDWEEERIRVISSPIGGSFGGKDELNVQPYGSLLALKSGRPVKMHNSRMESVRAGLKRHPMKIEMETGMDEHGRLKAHRVRIVADTGAYATLGAPVLNFATEHCMGPYRWEHMDVEGISVYTNNGVSGEFRGFGGNQAIFAMEGQMDRLAELIGMDPWEFRMLNRRYPDDPGPLQQEIWRTNGLEQVMQALAQSSLWQRRRAMSDPSAYDFLSDASSPPWIKRGIGAALAMHGAGLGYGIDDPAGGRLSLNAAGQIEAAFSYEEFGQGLITTLEIMLMDLFHCTSEDISIVIGDTDRVPHSGSSTASRSTTMAWMGLQRLKNPFLQAILQKAHDMTGIPLEQLTTGEQGIWQVTLEDDTEVSREWVISYREIAAEAQGNEFTFDTKFSYPTTPDEVVGGHFLYTYAAVAAEVEVNTLSGHVRLLDTYHTVAAGPAINPMGFIGQIEGGSVMALGFTLTEDAVMEEGHYMTRNMDTYMIPGIQDMHTSLEVEAIEDLPENDPFGPRGIGEIGSVALAPAITAAIRQATGTWVTQLPVARDQLIRPAGVWQQEGVRP